In Quercus robur chromosome 10, dhQueRobu3.1, whole genome shotgun sequence, a genomic segment contains:
- the LOC126703162 gene encoding uncharacterized protein LOC126703162 isoform X1, producing METKPSGSPTSLVDQFVIPGDEALDLSTMSNQTIKLGRSLRQDGDVLSVMKAGTFKFSKPNKYWVESSQKRYEPHAGDSVLGIVVDSKADNFLVDIKGPALAFLPVLAFEGGTRRNIPKFEAGTLIYVRVVKANPGMNPELSCTDASGKAAEFGQLKDGYMFESSTGLSRMLLSSPMCPVLDALGKKLSFEIAVGLNGRVWVNATSPSTVIVVANGIMNSEFKSGVQQRGMVEKLLQNLKLST from the exons ATGGAAACCAAACCGTCTGGTTCTCCGACGAGCCTAGTCGACCAATTCGTC ATACCAGGTGATGAGGCTCTCGACCTCTCAACCATGTCTAACCAGACCATTAAGCTCGGCAGAAGTCTCCGTCAG GACGGTGATGTTCTTTCTGTCATGAAGGCTGGGACATTTAAATTCTCAAAGCCAAACAAATATTGGGTTGAGAGCTCGCAGAAAAGG TATGAGCCTCATGCAGGGGATTCTGTTCTTGGAATTGTGGTGGACTCTAAAGCAGAT AACTTTCTTGTGGACATAAAAGGACCTGCATTGGCATTTTTGCCCGTGCTTGCATTTGAAGGAGGAACTAGGAGAAACATACCAAAGTTTGAG GCAGGTACTTTGATCTATGTTCGGGTTGTCAAGGCAAACCCTGGCATGAATCCAGAGCTTTCATGCACTGACG CCAGTGGGAAAGCAGCAGAATTTGGCCAACTTAAAGATGGTTATATGTTTGAATCTTCAACCGGCCTGTCAAGAAT GCTCCTGAGCTCTCCAATGTGTCCAGTTCTTGATGCATTAGGGAAGAAGCTTTCATTTGAGATAGCGGTTGGCTTAAATGGTCGTGTTTGG GTCAACGCCACCTCTCCGTCTACAGTCATTGTTGTTGCTAATGGAATTATGAACTCAGAATTTAAGAGTGGGGTACAGCAGAGAGGGATGGTGGAGAAATTGCTTCAGAATTTAAAGTTGTCAA CTTGA
- the LOC126703162 gene encoding uncharacterized protein LOC126703162 isoform X2 produces the protein METKPSGSPTSLVDQFVDGDVLSVMKAGTFKFSKPNKYWVESSQKRYEPHAGDSVLGIVVDSKADNFLVDIKGPALAFLPVLAFEGGTRRNIPKFEAGTLIYVRVVKANPGMNPELSCTDASGKAAEFGQLKDGYMFESSTGLSRMLLSSPMCPVLDALGKKLSFEIAVGLNGRVWVNATSPSTVIVVANGIMNSEFKSGVQQRGMVEKLLQNLKLST, from the exons ATGGAAACCAAACCGTCTGGTTCTCCGACGAGCCTAGTCGACCAATTCGTC GACGGTGATGTTCTTTCTGTCATGAAGGCTGGGACATTTAAATTCTCAAAGCCAAACAAATATTGGGTTGAGAGCTCGCAGAAAAGG TATGAGCCTCATGCAGGGGATTCTGTTCTTGGAATTGTGGTGGACTCTAAAGCAGAT AACTTTCTTGTGGACATAAAAGGACCTGCATTGGCATTTTTGCCCGTGCTTGCATTTGAAGGAGGAACTAGGAGAAACATACCAAAGTTTGAG GCAGGTACTTTGATCTATGTTCGGGTTGTCAAGGCAAACCCTGGCATGAATCCAGAGCTTTCATGCACTGACG CCAGTGGGAAAGCAGCAGAATTTGGCCAACTTAAAGATGGTTATATGTTTGAATCTTCAACCGGCCTGTCAAGAAT GCTCCTGAGCTCTCCAATGTGTCCAGTTCTTGATGCATTAGGGAAGAAGCTTTCATTTGAGATAGCGGTTGGCTTAAATGGTCGTGTTTGG GTCAACGCCACCTCTCCGTCTACAGTCATTGTTGTTGCTAATGGAATTATGAACTCAGAATTTAAGAGTGGGGTACAGCAGAGAGGGATGGTGGAGAAATTGCTTCAGAATTTAAAGTTGTCAA CTTGA